CGTCGGGTCGGGTGACGTCAGGACCGTGAACTCCTCGAACAGCCTGCCGGTCCCTCGCTGACCGGTCGTGACCGTGGCCGCGGCCACCCCGACCAGCGCGACGACGACGAACGGCGCCAGCAGCGTGGTTGATGCACGCCACCGGTGGCCGTCACGTCGTGATGGCCGGGCGGTGCGGCTCGACGGTGCCATCCGAATCCCCCAGCCCCGCCACACCGAAAGAGGGGGCCGGTGCGGCGGGGTGGTTCGGGGGGTCAGGATCCGGTCTGGGCGGTCCAGGTGAACGCCACGACGGTGGACGCAGCCCCCTGCTGGGCGTCGGGTGTCGTGCCGTCCAGCTCGATGGCGAACCGGTACACGGTGGTGTCGTCCACGGCGACGTCGGTGTCGGTGATGCCGGACGCGACGTCGTCGTGGTCGGTCAGGAAGTCCTCCAGCGTCCCGGTGAACACCGCGGCACCGGACGCGGTGAACCCGCCGCAGCTGCCGAACCCGCCGCCGGTGCCCCGCTCCACGGTCACGTTCAGGAACGGGTCCAGCGCACCGGTGCTGCCGGTGTCGCTGTACAGGATGACGTCTGCCGCAGGGACCGTCCCCGACCGGGTCACCGCGATGCAGTTGGTCACGGTGTCACCGGGACCGATCGTGGTCGTGGTCGAGTCGAACATGGCGACGTCACCGTCGTCGTCGGTGATGGTGAGCGTCCCAGCGGTCCAGCCGTTGTCGGCGTTGGACGTCTGGTCGGTGAAGGCCGCCGACGTGGCGTCGATCACCATCACGACAGCCGCAGCGAGCAGGACGACGGCGGCCACGGCCGCCGAGACGATACGAACGGGCACAGGCATGGCACTACCCCCAACGGTCGGTGCATCCGGCCACCGAACGGACACCGCTGCCGGGGGCCGTGCTGGCCCCTCCGGCGGTCCCACCCTGACGGCCCGACTCAGTTCGGTCTGACCGGTCGACCCTAACCCGACCGACGACCGTATTGCAATACCATGAGGACCGATATCACGGTGAGGAGCAGGGCGGTCACACCCGGCAGTGGCCCGTGCGGGCCCGTGGGGAGGAGCCGGCCGACGTCGGGCAGGACGATCCGGACGACACCGACCAGGTCGCTGTGGGGGACAGGGGTCGGGTCGGCCGACTGGTTGGCGTCCCCGCGGGTGGCGTAGGCCAGCTGGCCGTCGACGTCGGTGTGGTCGACCACCCGGTGGGTGACCAGCAAGCCACCGCGGCCCGTGTCGGGGAACGTGGCCAGCTGCCCGACGGCCAGGGACTCCTCCCGTGCGACGACGATGACGACGTCGCCGGGGTCCAGCGCAGGACTCATCGACCCGGACGTGACCGTCAGCAGGTGCGTGCCGGGCAGCGCAACGACGATCACGGCGACCACCACGACCAACCCGGCTGCGACCAACCACAGCGTCGAGGCCAGCCATGCCGCAGCTGCGAACAGCCCCCGGTCCGGCAGTGGGCCGGGGCCAGATCGTGTCGGCGGGTGCTTGTTGACGGAGGCCGTCGACGAAGAGCTCAGCTGGCGCGTCTGGTCGGGCGGGCGGACCGCCATGGCAAGCACCTCCTCCCCACTGTCGAGGGGCAGCCTACCGCGGGTGGATGGCGGTCGCGGGCACGCCAGCGTCGGGATGGGCTCGAACGTTGTCCAGCTCGCGAAGGTGCGGTCGACCTGCCCGGCGGCGACGTCGGTGAGTGGTTGGACGGTGGCTGAGAGTGGGGAACGGGCCCGTCGCGGTCTACAGTTCCTCTCAGCTCTGGCCGGTGTCCCCCACACCGGCCGGGTCGTTCGGACCTCCGCCCCCCTTGGAGGTTCGTTGCGGCCGGGGACCCCGCCCACCCCCTGGGTCCCCGGCCGCCTTCAACAGTCCCTGCCGGCTCCGTGGGTGCCGAGGTCAGCGGGGGAGTTGCAGCGCCAACCGGATCCCGTCGGCGACCGGTTCGGGAAGGCCGTCGTTGTCCGCGATTCGCATGAACCGGTCGAGCATGTCCATGGTGCGGTCGGGTTCATCGGACCGGTCGAGTTCGTCGCGGACCACCGACGCCACCATGTCGACCGCCTCCTCGTCGCTGTGGTGATCGGCAACCCTGGTGAGGAGCAGCCGGAACACCCCAGCAAACGAGCTGTCGTTGACGTCGTCGTGGTCGACTGACAGGACCAAGTCGACAACCTGTTGGGTGTCGACGGCATCGGGGGACAGCAGCAGTCGGCGCAGCTGCCGGATTGCATCGACGTCAATGGCTGGGCCCCATGGGGTGTCCACCGTCACCTCTGCGGTCCGCTCGGCGCTGAACGCCCCGGAGGTGTCGCGTCGCGTGACTGCTGACCAGATCGCCGCTGCAAGCCGAAGGTGGCAGCCGGCCAAGTCGAGGCCGGCAAGCCGCACCGGTTCCCAGTCGATCTGCACACCTGACCGAGACCGGTCCGAGGCGACCTGCAACGCGTCGGTCAGCTTCAGGGCGGCGGCCAGCATGGCGTCGCTGGCCTCCTGCGACAACGACCTCTGCGACCTGGATTGGCTCATTGGCGCGGTGCTCTCCGTTGGCGGTGGCAGGCCGAGCCGATGTCGGGGCGGCCT
This genomic window from Euzebya pacifica contains:
- a CDS encoding signal peptidase I, with product MAVRPPDQTRQLSSSSTASVNKHPPTRSGPGPLPDRGLFAAAAWLASTLWLVAAGLVVVVAVIVVALPGTHLLTVTSGSMSPALDPGDVVIVVAREESLAVGQLATFPDTGRGGLLVTHRVVDHTDVDGQLAYATRGDANQSADPTPVPHSDLVGVVRIVLPDVGRLLPTGPHGPLPGVTALLLTVISVLMVLQYGRRSG